The Phycodurus eques isolate BA_2022a chromosome 5, UOR_Pequ_1.1, whole genome shotgun sequence DNA segment TTTTTCAGACAacagttaaaatgtatcttCTCTGACTGTATCCCAGTATCAGCTAAGAATTTCAGTAAGGCCCCTCTGTTCCTTTTTCAACCTATAGCCTACAAGTCTTGTCATTTGTAATATGTATAGTGCGTGTGGAAAGCCATGAAATCATACCacgttgacctaatgacaaatgtgcacaatttagtctATATTGCTTCAATTGTCAACCCAAATAGGTGAATGTTCCATCATGAgttatttaatgtaattatctACATTAAATGTTAGTAGAACAATcatcatatcagaatcagaatcatctttatttgccaagtatgtccaaaacacacaaggaatttgtctccggtagttggagccgctctagtacaacaaacagtcaatttacagaacactttggggacataaagacattgacaaaaaacaattgtgcaaaaagatgcagagtcctctagcacttagagcagttcgaacgactaatattgcaatagtccggtgcaatgaccattgtgcaaagggcgctgagacttcaaggagtgtatgcggtttaaagtgacgagtcatctgggacaatgtcggttgtgcaaatgttacagatactcctcaatcagtgtgcaaatggagcagatgctactctggcatgagtggccagtatatgcaaatagtgcagcatggcgagacaactacagtgagtgcacaagtaatacataattggccccacagaaatgtgacaatatatatatatatatatatatatatatatatcactatGATAATGCCAATATTGGTGCTGTGTTTGCAGCCTGTTAAATTGGCTCTAAGTCAATCtataaattcagattttgtgGCAATCAATTATGTGTCAAACGTGTGATGCGACTTGTGCTGCTAAgcacagaaataaaacaatccacTGCCTTTGTAACCCGGAGCACAAAAcgagacaaaacaaaaccaacaaaaccaacaaaacaaagagaagaaaacaaaaacattacaattacTCCagacatcccccccccccgcacccccaccccccatttgATAAAGTGAAACATCATCCCACCCATGCTCACtttagcaaaatacaaaaacaaaaaaaaattctcgacAACCAAAAAGCGGGTAATACCGGACGGAATTTGGCCCAATGGGTTTCGACTCCATACTGGACAAATATCGTCAACAGCATCCGTGCGAAGTGGATGTGTTGGCCGATGGGCAGTTTAGGTTCAATCCAATCGGTGGATAGTTCCCGATTTAACCCTATAGTTGCTGGTAGCCCAAACGGTGGgatttgacttgggacttgggaAATCTCCGGGAAGCGGAAAACAATATTGCGCATGAAGATCAATTCGTAAGAAAGACGCAATGCAAAGCACGTATGCGCGTTGTGAAAAATCGGTGTTCTTTGACAAAGTTCAACAAAAAACGTGCCTAGTTAGTCATGCGCCGACAAATAAGCAATAGGCTTACATTCTTCGAATCGCGCTGAAGTTTGCTCCGCCAGAGAAATGTCCACATAAGACACACGcaacacaaaattaaaaaaaaaatcacacagctGCGCAGTCATGACTGCAGGTTGCAGCATATAACAATCCTTTTCAAGGTTACACATCTGTTTGATGTTGAAATTGTACTACATTTAACTTTGAATGCACACTGACAATTATCCCAATCTAATAACATAATTCaatcaatgttattattttgtctgAACGTTGAGTTGCACTATTCTAAGATTTTGAGAAgcctccttttctccttttttgtctGTAATGGAATCTATTTTGTTATCAGTAGGCTTTTCCCGTTCAAGTCTTTATGCCTCATTCTCACTACTtcataataaacaaaacaaaactcttgATCTACCATATCACAGCGTCACACTAGTTAATCACCAAtcctaaaaacaaaatgtaaaaaataaataaaaaaactatttttccacAACTTCTTTTCCCCCGGAGCAACAGGGTCACAACGCATTGCTGAAGTAGTAACACGcacacagatacatacagtagCCACAGCGAACAACAGATCTTCCTGTAATCAAACAACATACTCTCCTCAAACACTTGGCCAAGATTCCAACATTCATCTCTCAAACACCACACAAAGGCATAAACATACACGCACCAACACATCAATAATCAGCAGACAGCACAGTCACTCACACCAAGTCCTTTTTGTGCAGAAGTTCAACACGTCAGTCAGATAGTCTAGTCTTCAGTCTCAAATACCTTTCAAGCTTTTGTCGTCATTTTAATTGCTGTGAATCACTTGGtgtcacatttaaaatttattaAAGGTGCTCTATAAATACTTTTGCTTTGATCGTTTGACAAAcattatttgaaacaaaacttAACACTGAGCGCAAACAAATCGTGGCTTTGAACTCAGTGCTGTGAATTGCGCATTTTCACAAAACCGATACTCACCCCTCACAGTAAGTagttaacattttgcttttcacatttgtgttcatttatttctatcAGTGGAATTAACCATGAGTTGAACCAGAATTTTCATTTATCGAgtaccaaaaaaataacaaacctttgtttatttaaaaattacaatCATCAATTCAAAATATgcctttttcattctttttcccCAGACAAAATATCCACTAGTGAATCGTTTCTCGAAAGCTTGAAAAATTAACAAATCGTCTTACATTTCGGGCGTGTCCTCGATCACCTTCTCTCAGGCCACTCAGGTggagtcgtccaccgtgccgccccagctatctatgtatatatgtaattgCTTTTTTCGTTCTGTTGATATTTTTTGTAACGCGACAACATTCTACGATGAGATGTAgtcactgattgatgttaatagcttgtttgtttgttttccagtttaattgaattgttttcttagcggtagctaacgcgacaagtaagtaatgattgtgaatatttattcggGATCACAGTTCCTTCGGGATTTAAATCCCTCcagatatttttaaacatctgtCGTCGCGAAGTTTGGGAATCTCAACCTTTTAGAATTTGCCAATGTTCGAAGATTCGTGCTTCAGCTGAATCTAAGGATTTTACCCTTTTTAGGCGGGAACGCGCCGGTATCCCGCCTGGGACTTTAACCCGAGGCTTTGACGCGCTTTTCACACACAAAGACGCAGACCAACACACCTTTTCCAACCTTTTCAATTCTTAAAAACGTACCCTTACTTGTAATTTAGTTTGTGCCACTTAAATTCAAACAGCACTGGGAGAGAGTGAGGCGAGAATGTCCAGCAGAAATTTAGAAAAAGGCTTTCTGCTTACCTTTGTTTTGCTGCAGTTTTCGGATGTCTCAGCTCGTCTCCCCGGCGATGTACCTCTCGAGAATCCGGGTCACGGCACTATTTGTTAGAGGTTAGGAAAAGAGAACAGCGAAAAGTCGCGGCCCGCGTATAAGCCGCCAGGCGTACAAACCTCTATTGcccggttcttttattctgACGTCAATGATTAGGCCGGATGAAAAGTTGAACAATTTATtcgaaaatacaaagtcaaacaacaaGGTTGGAAATGGTTCAGCACTGGGCTTCTCCTCCATTTGGTTCAGAACAACGCCGATGGAAAAGTTCTTGTCCGCTTGTTTTATGGCCAAAACTGCTTCCCGTCGTGACGTCACGCGGCCGCCGACCAATCCTAGCTTCAGCCTAGTGTTTGGGGTCCAttcggaaattcagtccgaTGCTCCCGTCGCGCCGCCGGAGACCACGGCACCCAGAGACAGAGCGTGCTccactttctataactttactaTTGAACGGGTTGGCTATTGCTAGAGATGCGTCAGTgcatccgccatattgaatgtgccAGTTTTACTGACATCGAGTGGCACACGCACTACCAACGCTCTGAGTTACGGAAGTGAACTTCCCAACGCGCCCTGTGTGGATATGgtgtgcgtttgttgtgtcgGTGCGACTAACTGTCATGCAATTAGGTGTTTATAAGGACATCTGGATGTGCATCTGTAATAGGATGTATCAAATAAAAGTGTATGCGTGCAGCCAGCAATTTcggtcattctaaacgtattatcacatatctgtatccagtagctacggtaAGCGGACATGGAAAGATGTTCTTCCCacttggtgattggtaagtgcatgaAATCCATTCATAAACTTTGGAGAGATTTCTTTGACTTTGCGGGAGAAGCGTCACTATTTGCTTGGCATTTGCAGTTTGAGGGGGGTTCTGGAGAgttggtattctttttgttttattcctgcTTTAAATtgattgtattgaagaaagtttccgcctgttatttgaaattcttggaacagttcatcccGTGTCCTGAAAAGAtgattgttaaatagttgttgtctgtggtcaattccatgttgttcccatttactaaaatgaagggTTATGTTATTGATTTCTAAATCTGGATgatgccagattggggagagcataccgGGAGATTCTAAACGTCGCCACCGAGCCGTTCGGGTGGATGCGATTGTTGgcttcttgaagcatttatggcgtttCAGACTTGTGGTAATAAATGGGAGGTTTGGGAGTTgaatgttgttgcagtctatttgttccaattctagccaagaatccttctcctcattgtggtgcaaccattcgATGAGGttttgtaattggttagctaaataatcgtgtttaaagttgggagcatttagctgtttacttttctgaagagtggctagactaattctatttttcttatttttggaataaacatttatttcagcacAATCTAAGgattgaaaccatttaaatgtggtcttaaatggaatcattgaaaatgaGTAATTTATTTAAGGTAAGGTTTTCTTTTTGATTGAGAGTATTCTTCCCAGTAGGGATATAGGAAAGTTATTCCAGCGTGTTAAATCAGAcgagcttttttcccccccagaagtggtgtgtaatctagattggttagctctgtgagttttggcgaaatattaatacctaaatacttaatgtttcctataggaatagggtaatctaggatttaagtttaacaagtgtgaaaagaggctggatcatctttatcAGGAGCGCATACATTGACGATTGtgtaaagcttgttaaatactgtagcctgtataattaggtatcggccttctggatctgctactgtactatttattgtaaaaagtagtcttttatggactagtattgagactcctctttgtctgcagttataaaaggccgagataacctgagtgaaatgaggcatttttcttctgactcaataaggtgcgtttcttgtaataggaggtGGTCTGTTTCTGATTGCTTAGTCTAAATACACCCTTAGTGTGCTCGAAGATAAATTAGACTTGACAGCTAATTTGACACTAAATAGGTCAACATTTGGAGATTATTCAATTGGGTAATGACATTAGTGcatgttttgtgacatttataaAGCATTCTTTTTAGTTCAATCATGCATGAATGCAGTCGAGGATAGAATATTGGGATCCTAATTCAACGATGACTCCTTTTCAGTCCAAGGAGGAAGGAGTAGTTGTGATGTTTGGGAGAAAAGGCCCTCGTTTTATGCTTGTTTCCATCAGAGATAAGACTCAAACACTTTTTGGCTTGATCGGggtctctttttttattcattgtatgCCAGCCAGTTGACATTGATGAAAGTCTTGCTGTCCATGTGGTCAATGTAAAGGACCCCATCCAAGTGGTCCATCTCGTGCTGCAGGATTCGAGCTGGCCAACCGCTGCCTTGCCAAGTTGTATCTTCTCCTTTTTCATTCAGACCTAAGGGGGGTGGGATACACCAAAATTCTTTTGCTCAGTTTTAGCAGATTATACTTACAACAAAATTGACCTCATTTAGATCGAAAATGGTGTACCTGATACTTCCACAGACAGGTAACGTGGAACTGTGGCAGAAAAGCCACAGATGCTCTCACAGGCCTCTTGTAAGAGCACTGTCTGCCAATCTAACACCCTGAGCTCGGGGTTGACAAATATTCTCAGCGGTTGAACGGAGAGTCCATGAACTTTCCTAGACATAGGTGAACTCACATCCAACATCTTCTGAGGATACTCCAGGGCCAGGATTCGAAGTGGCACCCCAATCTGAGGAGCACTAATTCCAACACACTCCAATTTACGCATGACTTTGACCAGAGTGTTTATTACCTTCTGGACCTCAGGTCCCTTAATAGCTGCACGGTCAACTGCTACAGCTCTTGATCGCAGCACTGGGTCCCCTACCTGACACACATGATCGAACGGAGGACTGGGAGGAGCTATGATCTTTTGCTTAATGTACTGAAAGTAGGAACGCACCTTGACGTTGGTGGAGTAAGCGTTTGCAACAAGTACGTGTGAATTTGGTAATATGTGTGGAAAATGAGTGGAAAGAGCTGCACAAAGTCTCAAACCTAAGTGAGACAGATGAAGTATTGAAGAACATCGGGCCATAGCGGGGCCAGAGCCAGGAAGTCAGGAAAAGACGCCTGATTCTGCAAGAATATGATACAGAGGAATTGATTTAGAAATATGTACTCTGTAAACTACTCACGCCTATTTTCCCAGTCGCTGTATGGTCAGGTAAAGAACAACGTTAAAGCTCAAAATTGCTGAACCCCGGAATTCCTGTGAGATAGGGGCCCTCTTCGTAAAGTCTAATCTTATCCCACCTTTCCTTCATCTTTGATGGAATACTGTACATCGGAGGGTCAAGGAGAGATGAAAAGGTGCCTCCTTTTGAACACGTGAAAGAACAGAAAATTAATTCGACTCCACTTTTCCGACAAGATGTTATGGCGCGACGGCGACTATTGCTGATGGAAATTtacctgcaaaatatttgctgaattataaaatgaaagaagcatcttttaaaatatttcacagATTCTACCCTTGTAAAGTGTTCTACAATGATTAcaaatttacaaccccaattccaatcaagttgggatgttgtgttaaacataaataaaaacagaatacaatgatttgcaaatcatgttcgacctatatttaattgaatacacgacaaagacaagatatttaatgttcaaactgataaacctgattgtttttagctaataaatcattaacttagaatttgatggctgcaacacgttccaaaaaagctgagacaggcggcaaaaaagacggagaaagttgaggaacgctcatcaaccatctgtttggaacatcccacaggtgaacaggctcattgggaacagggggggtgccgtgattgggtagaaaaggagcttccttgaattgctcagtcattcacaagcaaagatggggcgaggttcacctctttgtgaacaagtgcgtgagaaaatagtccaacagtcctaggaacattgtccttaacgtacaattgcaaggaatttcgggatttcatcatctacggtccataatatcatcaaaaggttcagagaatctggagaaatcactgcatgtaagcggcaaggccgaaaaccgacattgaatgcccgtgaccttcgatccctcaggcagcactgcatcaaaaaaacgACATCTAAGCGTAAAGGATATCACTGCATGGGCTCAGGGTTAGGCCAGCatctgtgttcgtgccaatggcatgggtaacttacacatctgtgaaggcaccattaatgctgaaatggtacagacaggttttggagaaacatatgctgccatccaagcaacgtctttttcatggacgcccctgcttatttcagcaagacaatgccaaaccacattctgcacgtgttacaagagCGTGGCTTcgaagtaaaagagtgcgggcagGAGACTGGCCTCcctggagtccagacctgtctcccattgaaaatgcgtggcgcattatgaagcgtaaaatacgacaacggagaccctggactgttgaacggctgaagctgtacatcaagcaagaatgggaaagaattcaatagtgtcctcagttcccaaacgtttattgaatgttgtcataagaaaagatgatgtaacacagtggtaagcatgaccctgtcccagctttttggaatgcGATCATCTTCCTTTTTGCCACTGATTGAATGTCACCCCTGGCGACTGCGTTTGTATGCTCTGCTTTctgaagaaataaagaaaaaatgtttcttccttgctttttttttttttttttttttttccccccatgctgTCCGAAGTTTTGTACCTCGGAGTTCTTTctgtatttcatattttgtgtttatataGCAGTTTGGATATAATATCAGTCTTACAATTATTGAGGCAAATATTTGTTTACCTTGCTATTTGTTCACTACGACTACTCTCGATGCATGTTTATATTTACTGTTGtgtagaaatgtttgttttatttaatgatttttAGTCTCTAGCGTGACACTTGGCGTCTTCCTGCCTGTCTGTAAACCTCATCGGCGGTCTGTTGCTTCAAATATTGCCGTAAGGGATTGTGGGTAATATCTCCCCTTTCCTTTCATAAAGGTTGCTCAAGAGTAACCTATGCTAAAAGTGGCATTTAGGCACCTTACCCAAGCTTTTTGTAGAATTCAAACAACCTATCCTCCAAGTACTTGTGGTTCATCTCGCTTggataggaaaggaaagttcc contains these protein-coding regions:
- the pdf gene encoding peptide deformylase, mitochondrial isoform X2; translation: MFFNTSSVSLSAPQIGVPLRILALEYPQKMLDVSSPMSRKVHGLSVQPLRIFVNPELRVLDWQTVLLQEACESICGFSATVPRYLSVEVSGLNEKGEDTTWQGSGWPARILQHEMDHLDGVLYIDHMDSKTFINVNWLAYNE
- the pdf gene encoding peptide deformylase, mitochondrial isoform X1, with product MARCSSILHLSHLGLRLCAALSTHFPHILPNSHVLVANAYSTNVKVRSYFQYIKQKIIAPPSPPFDHVCQVGDPVLRSRAVAVDRAAIKGPEVQKVINTLVKVMRKLECVGISAPQIGVPLRILALEYPQKMLDVSSPMSRKVHGLSVQPLRIFVNPELRVLDWQTVLLQEACESICGFSATVPRYLSVEVSGLNEKGEDTTWQGSGWPARILQHEMDHLDGVLYIDHMDSKTFINVNWLAYNE